The Beijerinckiaceae bacterium RH AL1 genome has a segment encoding these proteins:
- the rnd gene encoding Ribonuclease D (ID:RHAL1_01466;~source:Prodigal:2.6), with amino-acid sequence MNLITTTQDLTELCHRLAAHPYITVDTEFLRETTFWPKLCVVQLASEDEAVAVDALADGIDLAPLFALMANPKVVKVFHAARQDVEIFWNLAKLVPMPLFDTQVAAMVCGFGDQISYADLVQTVTKAHLDKSSRFTDWSRRPLSQAQIDYAIADVTHLRDIYKFLLAKLEASSRVGWLSDEMGTLTATATYEQHPERAWERFRNRARKPRDLAVLMEVAAWREAEAQARDVPRSRILKDDIMIEVALAAPKTVDALGELRAFPKGMERSKAGTDIVVAIQRGLARDPKTLPKIDRDRRQQGGGATVELLKVLLRQVSESHGVAAKMIATTDDLEAIALDDKADVSALTGWRRDLFGLKALELKHGRLALTLERGKVVTLEWQDAAEAEQLP; translated from the coding sequence ATGAACCTGATCACCACGACGCAAGACCTGACGGAGCTCTGCCACCGCCTCGCTGCCCACCCCTACATCACGGTCGACACGGAGTTCCTCCGCGAGACGACCTTCTGGCCAAAGCTGTGCGTCGTCCAGCTCGCCTCGGAGGACGAGGCGGTGGCGGTCGACGCGCTGGCCGACGGCATCGACCTCGCGCCGCTCTTCGCGCTGATGGCCAACCCCAAGGTGGTGAAGGTCTTCCACGCCGCGCGCCAGGACGTCGAAATCTTCTGGAACCTCGCCAAGCTCGTGCCGATGCCGCTGTTCGACACTCAGGTCGCAGCGATGGTGTGCGGCTTCGGCGACCAAATCTCCTACGCCGACCTCGTGCAGACGGTGACCAAGGCGCATCTCGACAAGTCGTCGCGCTTCACCGACTGGTCGCGCCGGCCGCTGTCGCAGGCGCAGATCGACTACGCGATCGCCGACGTCACGCATCTGCGCGACATCTACAAGTTCCTGCTCGCCAAGCTCGAGGCCTCGTCGCGCGTCGGCTGGCTGTCCGACGAGATGGGCACGCTGACCGCGACCGCGACCTACGAGCAGCACCCCGAGCGCGCCTGGGAGCGCTTCCGCAACCGCGCCCGCAAGCCGCGCGACCTCGCGGTGCTGATGGAGGTGGCCGCTTGGCGCGAGGCCGAGGCGCAGGCGCGCGACGTGCCGCGCTCGCGCATCCTGAAGGACGACATCATGATCGAGGTGGCGCTCGCCGCCCCGAAGACCGTGGACGCGCTCGGCGAGCTGCGCGCCTTCCCGAAGGGCATGGAGCGCTCCAAGGCCGGCACCGACATCGTCGTGGCGATCCAGCGCGGCCTAGCGCGCGATCCGAAGACGCTGCCGAAGATCGACCGCGACCGGCGCCAGCAGGGCGGCGGCGCGACGGTCGAGCTCCTGAAGGTGCTGCTGCGCCAGGTGTCGGAGAGCCACGGCGTCGCCGCCAAGATGATCGCGACGACGGACGACCTCGAGGCGATCGCGCTGGACGACAAGGCCGACGTCAGCGCGCTGACCGGCTGGCGCCGCGACCTCTTCGGCCTCAAGGCGCTGGAGCTGAAGCACGGGCGCCTGGCGCTGACGCTCGAGCGCGGCAAGGTCGTCACGCTCGAGTGGCAGGACGCCGCGGAGGCGGAGCAGCTCCCTTAG
- a CDS encoding hypothetical protein (ID:RHAL1_01467;~conserved protein of unknown function;~source:Prodigal:2.6), protein MARARRTTRGWPFRTKQPHHYTWIIALVLAVLGILGTHTHIDVVSPNAFWFEVAAYVALALGTVIDGL, encoded by the coding sequence ATGGCACGCGCACGCAGAACCACCCGCGGCTGGCCGTTCCGCACCAAGCAGCCGCATCACTACACCTGGATCATCGCGCTGGTGCTGGCCGTGCTCGGCATCCTCGGCACGCACACGCACATCGACGTCGTCTCGCCGAACGCCTTCTGGTTCGAGGTTGCGGCCTATGTGGCGCTGGCGCTCGGCACGGTGATCGACGGGCTTTAA
- a CDS encoding Lipoprotein-releasing system transmembrane subunit LolC (ID:RHAL1_01468;~source:Prodigal:2.6): protein MTSLTSATSAPAAGTAPRAAAGTRPFAGFEWMIAGRYLRARRKSGFVSVIALISFLGIALGVATLIVVLSVMNGFHKELLDKIVGVNGHIFLQAADSPLTDYDKVTAETRRVPGVALAIPMVEGAAGVSSQFNQSGPSCAASGAPTCASCRASRAT from the coding sequence ATGACATCCCTCACCTCAGCGACATCCGCACCGGCCGCCGGCACGGCGCCGCGCGCCGCGGCGGGAACGCGGCCGTTCGCGGGGTTCGAGTGGATGATCGCCGGCCGCTACCTGCGCGCACGGCGCAAGTCCGGCTTCGTCTCGGTCATTGCGCTGATCTCCTTCCTCGGCATCGCGCTCGGCGTCGCGACGCTGATCGTCGTGCTCTCGGTGATGAACGGCTTCCACAAGGAGCTGCTCGACAAGATCGTCGGGGTGAACGGCCACATCTTCCTGCAGGCGGCCGACAGCCCGCTCACCGATTACGACAAGGTCACGGCCGAGACGCGGCGGGTGCCGGGCGTCGCGCTGGCGATTCCGATGGTCGAGGGCGCGGCAGGCGTGTCCTCGCAGTTCAACCAGTCGGGGCCCTCGTGCGCGGCATCAGGGGCGCCGACCTGCGCGAGCTGCCGGGCATCAAGGGCCACGTGA
- a CDS encoding Lipoprotein-releasing system transmembrane subunit LolC (ID:RHAL1_01469;~source:Prodigal:2.6), giving the protein MRGIRGADLRELPGIKGHVKSGTLDGFDQSGGVAIGQGLAETLSLRVGDTISILTANGPLTPFGRTPRIKSYPIKAIFQIGMAQFDNLFVYMPLPEAQLFFNRGDEATVIEVFLHNPDNIDEVRQAIDLASSRPMIMTDWRERNKTFFDALTVERNVMFLIVTLIVLVAALNIISGMVMLVKDKGSDIAILRTMGATRGAILRIFLITGASIGFAGTLAGFVVGLLFAENVETIRTWLNSMLHTNLFPSELYFLSKLPSVVDPSDVVTVVGMTLVLSLLATLYPAWRAARLDPVEALRYG; this is encoded by the coding sequence GTGCGCGGCATCAGGGGCGCCGACCTGCGCGAGCTGCCGGGCATCAAGGGCCACGTGAAGAGCGGCACGCTCGACGGCTTCGACCAGTCCGGCGGCGTGGCGATCGGGCAGGGCCTCGCCGAGACGCTGAGCCTGCGGGTCGGCGACACGATCTCGATCCTCACCGCCAACGGCCCGCTGACGCCGTTCGGCCGGACGCCGCGGATCAAGAGCTACCCGATCAAGGCGATCTTCCAGATCGGTATGGCGCAGTTCGACAACCTGTTCGTCTACATGCCGCTGCCCGAGGCGCAGCTCTTCTTCAACCGCGGCGACGAGGCGACCGTCATCGAGGTCTTCCTGCACAACCCCGACAACATCGACGAGGTGCGCCAGGCGATCGACCTCGCCTCCTCGCGGCCGATGATCATGACCGACTGGCGCGAGCGCAACAAAACCTTCTTCGACGCGCTCACCGTCGAGCGCAACGTGATGTTCCTGATCGTCACGCTCATCGTGCTCGTCGCGGCGCTGAACATCATCTCGGGCATGGTGATGCTGGTGAAGGACAAGGGATCCGACATCGCCATCCTGCGCACCATGGGCGCGACGCGCGGCGCGATCCTGCGCATCTTCCTCATCACCGGCGCGTCGATCGGCTTCGCCGGCACGCTCGCCGGCTTCGTCGTCGGGCTCTTGTTCGCCGAGAACGTCGAGACGATCCGGACGTGGCTGAACTCGATGCTGCACACCAACCTGTTCCCGTCCGAGCTGTACTTCCTCTCCAAGCTCCCCTCGGTGGTCGATCCGAGCGACGTCGTCACCGTGGTCGGGATGACGCTCGTCCTGTCGCTGCTCGCGACGCTCTACCCGGCGTGGCGGGCGGCGCGGCTCGATCCCGTCGAGGCGCTGCGCTACGGATGA
- the lolD gene encoding outer membrane-specific lipoprotein transporter subunit; ATP-binding component of ABC superfamily protein (ID:RHAL1_01470;~source:Prodigal:2.6): MSEPALTLDRVERTYEQAGTPLHILRGVSFELQPGQSVALIAPSGTGKSTLLHVAGLLEKPDGGEVYLGRTPTSKLADGARTALRRTAIGFVYQFHHLLPEFSALENIVMPQMIAGLSRREAERRAAELLDYLGLAARGHHRPPELSGGEQQRVAIARAVANGPGVLLADEPTGNLDPATAAHVFGALTTLVQATGLAALVATHNMEIAGRMDRRVTLVDGGIVERG; encoded by the coding sequence ATGAGCGAGCCGGCGCTGACGCTCGACAGGGTCGAGCGCACCTACGAGCAGGCGGGGACGCCGCTGCACATCCTGCGCGGCGTGTCGTTCGAGCTGCAGCCGGGCCAGTCGGTCGCGCTCATCGCGCCGTCGGGCACCGGCAAGTCGACGCTGCTGCACGTGGCGGGGCTCCTCGAGAAGCCCGACGGCGGCGAGGTCTATCTCGGGCGCACCCCCACCTCGAAGCTGGCCGACGGCGCGCGCACCGCGCTGCGGCGCACGGCGATCGGCTTCGTCTACCAGTTCCATCACCTGCTGCCGGAGTTCTCGGCGCTCGAGAACATCGTCATGCCGCAGATGATCGCCGGCCTGTCGCGGCGCGAGGCCGAGCGGCGGGCGGCCGAGCTGCTCGACTATCTCGGCCTCGCCGCCCGCGGCCACCATCGCCCGCCCGAGCTGTCGGGCGGCGAGCAGCAGCGCGTGGCGATCGCCCGCGCCGTCGCCAACGGCCCCGGCGTGCTGCTCGCCGACGAGCCGACCGGCAACCTCGACCCCGCAACGGCGGCGCACGTGTTCGGCGCGCTCACCACGCTCGTGCAGGCGACCGGCCTCGCGGCGCTGGTCGCGACGCACAACATGGAGATCGCCGGCCGCATGGATCGCCGCGTCACCCTGGTCGACGGCGGCATCGTCGAGCGCGGCTGA
- the gltX_1 gene encoding Glutamate--tRNA ligase 2 (ID:RHAL1_01471;~source:Prodigal:2.6): MTEAPTVRFAPSPTGMIHIGNARTALFNALLARKAGGRFILRFDDTDVARSRAEYAEAIEADLAWLGVTPDLVVHQSARVALYAAAADRLRAMGRLYPCYETADELDRKRKRQQARGLPPVYDRAALELSAEDRARLEAEGRRPHWRFLLDRVEVTWDDLIRGESRIDCASLSDPVLVREDGSYLYTLPSVVDDIDLEISDVIRGEDHVTNTAVQIQLGQALGGTVPRFGHHNLLTTASGEGLSKRSGALSLGGLREAGIEPLAVAALAVLVGTSDAVQPVESLDALGALFDLAHVSRNPARFDVAELESLSARTLHALPFAAAAPRLQAAGIAPDEAFWLAVRGNITRFDEVAVWHAVVAGEIEPVREDPAFLAEAAALLPAEPWDAATWSAWTGALKAAAGRKGRALFHPLRLALTGRETGPELAALLPLMGRERALARLG, encoded by the coding sequence ATGACGGAGGCCCCCACGGTCCGCTTCGCGCCGTCGCCGACGGGGATGATCCACATCGGCAACGCGCGCACGGCGCTCTTCAACGCGCTGCTCGCGCGGAAAGCCGGCGGCCGCTTCATCCTGCGCTTCGACGACACCGACGTTGCCCGCTCGCGCGCCGAATATGCCGAGGCGATCGAGGCCGACCTCGCCTGGCTCGGCGTCACGCCGGACCTCGTCGTGCACCAGTCGGCCCGCGTCGCGCTCTACGCCGCCGCAGCCGACCGCCTGCGCGCCATGGGCCGCCTCTACCCCTGCTACGAGACGGCCGACGAGCTCGACCGCAAGCGCAAGCGGCAGCAGGCACGCGGCCTGCCGCCGGTCTACGACCGCGCGGCGCTCGAGCTGTCGGCCGAGGACCGCGCCAGGCTGGAGGCCGAGGGCCGCCGCCCGCACTGGCGCTTCCTGCTCGACCGCGTCGAGGTGACCTGGGACGACCTGATCCGCGGCGAGAGCCGCATCGACTGCGCCTCGCTCTCTGACCCTGTGCTCGTGCGCGAGGACGGCAGCTACCTCTACACCCTGCCCTCGGTGGTCGACGACATCGACCTCGAGATCAGCGACGTGATCCGCGGCGAGGACCACGTCACCAACACGGCGGTGCAGATCCAGCTCGGGCAAGCGCTCGGCGGCACGGTGCCGCGCTTCGGCCACCACAACCTCCTCACGACGGCGAGCGGCGAGGGGCTGTCGAAGCGCTCCGGCGCGCTGTCGCTCGGCGGCCTTCGCGAGGCCGGCATCGAGCCGCTGGCGGTGGCGGCGCTGGCCGTGCTGGTCGGCACGTCGGATGCCGTGCAGCCGGTCGAGAGCCTCGACGCCTTGGGCGCGCTGTTCGACCTCGCGCATGTCTCGCGCAACCCCGCCCGCTTCGACGTCGCGGAGCTGGAGAGCCTCTCCGCGCGGACGCTGCACGCCCTGCCCTTCGCCGCCGCCGCGCCGCGGCTGCAAGCGGCGGGGATCGCGCCGGACGAGGCGTTCTGGCTCGCCGTGCGCGGCAACATCACGCGCTTCGACGAGGTCGCGGTGTGGCACGCGGTGGTCGCCGGCGAGATCGAGCCGGTGCGCGAGGATCCGGCGTTCCTGGCCGAGGCGGCGGCGCTGCTGCCGGCCGAGCCCTGGGACGCCGCCACATGGTCGGCCTGGACGGGCGCGCTGAAGGCGGCGGCAGGACGCAAGGGCCGCGCGCTGTTCCACCCGCTGCGCTTGGCGCTCACAGGTCGCGAAACGGGGCCCGAGCTGGCGGCGCTGCTGCCGCTGATGGGACGCGAGAGAGCGCTGGCGCGACTCGGCTGA
- the aroH gene encoding Phospho-2-dehydro-3-deoxyheptonate aldolase (ID:RHAL1_01472;~source:Prodigal:2.6) translates to MPADRWAPQSWRGKPIQQAPEFPDAAALADVERQLATFPPLVFAGEARKLTKALAKVEAGEAFLLQGGDCAESFAEHAADNIRDFFRVFLQMSVVATFAAALPVVKVGRVAGQFAKPRSAPMERIGDEELPSYRGDIVNDIAFTPQARIPDPQRQLDAYRQSAATLNLLRAFATGGYANLENAHRWMLGFVKDSPQSARYQELADRISQTIGFMRAIGLDAESHPELRQTEFYTSHEALLLGYEEALTRVDSTTGDYYATSGHMLWVGDRTRQLDHAHMEYARGIRNPLGLKCGPSLKPDELIKAIDILNPDNEPGRLTLICRFGAEKVGDALAPLLRAVTREGRRVVWSCDPMHGNTIKATSGYKTRPFERIMSEIQTFFQVSRAEGTYAGGIHLEMTGRDVTECTGGARALSDLDLHDRYHTYCDPRLNAEQAIEVAFLVAELLREERIARGIPVVHAAE, encoded by the coding sequence ATGCCCGCCGACCGCTGGGCGCCGCAGAGCTGGAGGGGGAAGCCCATCCAGCAGGCGCCCGAATTCCCAGATGCCGCCGCCCTCGCCGACGTCGAGCGCCAGCTCGCGACCTTTCCGCCGCTGGTCTTCGCCGGCGAGGCGCGCAAGCTCACCAAGGCGTTGGCCAAGGTCGAGGCCGGCGAGGCGTTCCTGCTGCAGGGCGGCGACTGCGCCGAGAGCTTCGCCGAGCACGCCGCCGACAACATTCGCGATTTCTTCCGCGTCTTCCTGCAGATGTCGGTCGTCGCGACCTTCGCGGCGGCGCTGCCGGTGGTGAAGGTCGGCCGCGTCGCCGGCCAGTTCGCCAAGCCGCGCTCGGCGCCGATGGAGCGTATCGGCGACGAGGAGCTGCCGAGCTACCGCGGCGACATCGTCAACGACATCGCCTTTACGCCGCAGGCGCGCATCCCCGATCCGCAGCGTCAGCTCGACGCCTACCGCCAGTCGGCGGCGACGCTGAACCTCCTGCGCGCCTTCGCGACGGGCGGCTACGCCAACCTCGAGAACGCGCATCGCTGGATGCTCGGCTTCGTGAAGGACAGCCCGCAGTCCGCGCGCTACCAGGAGCTGGCCGACCGCATCTCGCAGACCATCGGCTTCATGCGGGCGATCGGGCTCGACGCGGAGAGCCACCCCGAGCTGCGGCAGACCGAGTTCTACACCTCGCACGAGGCGCTGCTGCTCGGCTACGAGGAGGCGCTGACCCGCGTCGACTCGACGACGGGCGACTATTACGCGACCTCCGGCCACATGCTGTGGGTCGGCGACCGCACGCGCCAGCTCGACCACGCGCACATGGAATACGCGCGCGGAATCCGGAATCCGCTCGGCTTGAAGTGCGGCCCGTCGCTGAAGCCGGACGAGCTGATCAAGGCGATCGACATCCTGAACCCCGACAACGAGCCGGGCCGGCTGACGCTGATCTGCCGCTTCGGCGCCGAGAAGGTGGGCGACGCGCTGGCGCCGCTGCTCCGCGCGGTGACGCGCGAGGGCCGCCGCGTCGTGTGGTCATGCGACCCGATGCACGGCAACACGATCAAGGCGACGTCGGGCTACAAGACGCGGCCGTTCGAGCGGATCATGAGCGAGATCCAGACCTTCTTCCAGGTCTCGCGCGCCGAGGGCACGTACGCCGGCGGCATCCACCTCGAGATGACCGGCCGCGACGTGACGGAGTGCACCGGCGGCGCCCGCGCGCTCTCCGACCTCGACCTGCACGACCGCTACCACACCTACTGCGACCCGCGGCTCAACGCCGAGCAAGCGATCGAGGTGGCCTTCCTGGTGGCCGAGCTCTTGCGCGAGGAGCGCATCGCCCGCGGCATCCCCGTGGTGCATGCCGCGGAATAG
- a CDS encoding hypothetical protein (ID:RHAL1_01473;~source:Prodigal:2.6) — MSAVADAGLCQCRGSPSPKGAKVGERRLRKGPLSALAEWPARRSASADTGRAQVFNRPIEAEAAAFCCGLACLSFSFTYGKSGSTAARRDSLPAHHCLERVRRRSEASAGRAKKTKMPIAVRRSMAIVASKRMAQVRRTVFRMAATAPSRSPWRTDMNVRSAAPSIIEIGNYIGGARAKAAGGRSQDVFNPPPAPSPAASTSPTPAPSMPPSRRRKPPFRRGRACRRSAAPG; from the coding sequence ATGTCGGCGGTCGCCGACGCCGGGCTTTGCCAATGTCGGGGCTCGCCGTCTCCGAAAGGAGCCAAAGTCGGCGAGCGCCGGCTTCGGAAGGGACCTTTGTCGGCGCTCGCCGAATGGCCTGCGAGGAGGTCGGCGAGCGCCGACACCGGGCGGGCGCAGGTGTTCAATCGACCAATTGAGGCGGAGGCTGCCGCTTTCTGTTGCGGCCTGGCCTGCCTAAGCTTCAGCTTCACTTACGGCAAAAGCGGATCGACGGCGGCACGTCGAGATAGTTTACCCGCGCACCATTGCTTGGAGCGGGTACGTCGGCGCTCTGAGGCGTCGGCCGGCCGAGCAAAAAAAACGAAAATGCCCATTGCTGTGCGCCGGAGCATGGCCATAGTCGCTTCCAAACGCATGGCGCAGGTGCGGAGGACCGTCTTTAGGATGGCGGCGACAGCACCCAGCCGTAGCCCGTGGAGGACCGACATGAACGTTCGCAGCGCCGCCCCGTCCATCATCGAGATCGGCAACTACATCGGCGGCGCCAGGGCGAAGGCCGCGGGCGGCCGCAGCCAGGACGTCTTCAATCCGCCACCGGCGCCGTCACCGGCCGCGTCGACCTCTCCGACGCCGGCGCCGTCGATGCCGCCGTCGCGGCGGCGAAAGCCGCCTTTCCGGCGTGGTCGCGCCTGCCGCCGATCCGCCGCGCCCGGCTGA